In Opitutaceae bacterium TAV5, one genomic interval encodes:
- a CDS encoding anthranilate synthase subunit II (TrpG; with TrpE catalyzes the formation of anthranilate and glutamate from chorismate and glutamine; TrpG provides the glutamine amidotransferase activity), with translation MLLVIDNYDSFTFNLVQYFGQLGVEQRVFRNDEITPAEALALNPDRVLISPGPCSPAEAGVSLDMIGAFAGKKPLFGVCLGHQSIGHYFGGKVVRADRLMHGKTSPILHKDTDVFRGLPQGFAATRYHSLLVERASLPDCLEITAETKEGEIMGLRHKTLPVWGVQFHPESIATEGGMKILENFLTLN, from the coding sequence GTGCTGCTCGTCATCGACAACTACGACTCGTTCACCTTCAACCTCGTCCAGTACTTCGGACAACTGGGCGTCGAGCAGCGCGTTTTCCGCAACGACGAGATCACGCCCGCCGAGGCCCTCGCGCTCAACCCCGACCGCGTTCTCATCTCGCCCGGCCCTTGTTCGCCCGCCGAAGCCGGCGTCTCGCTCGACATGATCGGCGCCTTCGCCGGGAAAAAACCGCTCTTCGGCGTCTGCCTCGGCCACCAGTCCATCGGCCACTATTTCGGCGGCAAGGTCGTGCGCGCCGACCGCCTCATGCACGGCAAGACGTCTCCGATCCTGCACAAGGACACCGACGTCTTCCGCGGCCTGCCCCAGGGCTTCGCCGCCACCCGCTACCACTCGCTCCTCGTCGAGCGCGCCTCCCTGCCCGACTGCCTCGAAATCACCGCCGAGACGAAGGAAGGCGAGATCATGGGCCTGCGCCACAAGACGCTCCCGGTCTGGGGCGTGCAGTTCCATCCCGAATCCATCGCCACCGAAGGCGGCATGAAAATCCTGGAAAATTTCCTCACACTCAACTGA
- a CDS encoding transcriptional regulator, with the protein MPPGKPKNDPLNALLVRLGENVRRARWNRNLTQEKLAELVDLHPRVLQKIEAGQTNILVTTAMRLQAALACPWEELMPPITPRFTKPK; encoded by the coding sequence GTGCCTCCCGGGAAACCAAAAAATGATCCGCTGAACGCCCTCCTTGTTCGCTTGGGAGAAAACGTCCGGCGTGCCCGCTGGAACCGGAACCTGACCCAAGAGAAACTTGCCGAGCTGGTGGACCTGCATCCGCGCGTGCTCCAAAAAATCGAGGCCGGGCAGACCAACATCCTCGTGACGACCGCCATGCGCCTCCAGGCCGCGCTCGCGTGCCCGTGGGAGGAACTGATGCCCCCGATCACCCCGCGCTTCACCAAGCCGAAGTGA
- a CDS encoding transcriptional regulator: MGRQWLHAKRAIVNNKKGQLVGKLVKEISVAAKLGGPDTAANARLFAAVEKARKASVTRDVIERAINKGAGIGGEKMSMDSVTFEGYAPHKVPVIVEAYTDNVQRTTPEIRVLFKKGVLGQAGSNKFLFDHVGIVEAHTAVPSAGGGEIDLEAVAIEAGAEDFAPLAHAENDDIPEDRSGARFTCGRADVHAVSTWLANNGWTVVTSEIGHVAKQFPELTDEQRADVGEFLQALEDHDDVQRVWAAVK, translated from the coding sequence ATGGGACGTCAATGGCTCCACGCGAAACGCGCCATCGTTAACAACAAAAAGGGTCAGCTCGTCGGCAAGCTGGTGAAGGAAATCAGCGTCGCCGCCAAGCTCGGCGGGCCTGACACTGCGGCCAATGCCCGGCTCTTTGCCGCGGTCGAAAAGGCGCGCAAGGCGAGCGTCACCCGCGACGTGATCGAACGGGCCATCAACAAGGGCGCAGGCATCGGCGGCGAGAAAATGAGCATGGATTCCGTGACGTTTGAAGGCTACGCGCCGCACAAGGTGCCGGTCATCGTCGAGGCCTACACGGACAACGTCCAGCGCACCACGCCCGAGATCCGCGTGCTCTTCAAGAAGGGCGTGCTCGGGCAGGCGGGGAGCAACAAGTTTCTGTTCGACCACGTCGGTATTGTGGAAGCGCATACGGCGGTTCCGTCGGCGGGCGGCGGGGAGATCGATCTCGAGGCGGTGGCGATCGAGGCGGGCGCCGAGGATTTCGCGCCGCTGGCGCACGCCGAGAATGATGACATCCCGGAGGACCGGTCCGGCGCGCGTTTTACCTGCGGTCGCGCCGATGTGCATGCGGTGTCCACCTGGCTGGCGAACAACGGCTGGACCGTCGTCACGAGCGAGATCGGCCACGTGGCCAAGCAGTTTCCCGAACTCACCGACGAGCAGCGGGCCGATGTGGGCGAGTTTTTGCAGGCGCTGGAAGACCACGATGACGTGCAACGCGTCTGGGCCGCAGTGAAGTGA
- a CDS encoding exosortase: MSSSATPSPSSTSGPGSLPASPAGRDRGAAGATGLTADAGGAASSSSSVRAATSVAVAGQPRLAWVLVVCTAIVFWPVTRWVATEAAARQQIMQGIILLGAAAALVGWLHRRELRVRGQVGNSALLLLALAFGCVAVARWWGRPLLVLPGMALGLAGSLRMLFGDMPYRLFLRPLVVGVSALLVIVLLFPVLDWPLRQLAGVNAARILDAIGVTSGLSVFGQPDAPQLMLRAGSQSFVVATECNGFGLITSSALLALLAGGISRQPAVKLLVFAVAGVASGFFFNLLRILVICLLAPKFPGHYHAMHEIVGTIMLWAGLGLVGWMSWRKQPAKTAGTKATEAG; this comes from the coding sequence ATGTCTTCCTCTGCCACACCTTCACCCTCGTCCACCTCCGGCCCCGGCTCCTTGCCGGCGTCTCCGGCCGGCCGGGATCGCGGCGCGGCGGGCGCAACAGGTCTGACCGCGGATGCGGGAGGAGCGGCGTCCTCCTCCTCCTCCGTTCGGGCGGCAACTTCTGTCGCTGTCGCCGGTCAACCGCGGCTGGCGTGGGTGCTGGTGGTGTGCACGGCGATCGTGTTCTGGCCGGTGACGCGGTGGGTGGCGACCGAGGCGGCGGCGCGGCAGCAGATCATGCAGGGGATCATCCTGCTCGGAGCGGCGGCGGCGCTTGTCGGCTGGCTGCACCGGCGCGAATTGCGCGTGCGCGGGCAGGTTGGCAACAGCGCGCTGCTGTTGCTGGCGCTGGCGTTCGGGTGCGTGGCGGTGGCGCGGTGGTGGGGGCGGCCATTGCTGGTGTTGCCGGGCATGGCGCTGGGGTTGGCGGGCTCCTTGCGGATGCTGTTTGGCGACATGCCCTACCGGCTGTTCCTGCGGCCGCTGGTGGTCGGGGTGTCGGCGTTGCTGGTGATCGTGCTGCTGTTTCCGGTGCTCGACTGGCCGCTGCGGCAACTGGCGGGGGTCAACGCGGCGCGGATTCTCGACGCGATCGGGGTGACGTCGGGGCTGAGTGTTTTCGGGCAGCCGGACGCGCCGCAACTGATGTTGCGGGCCGGGTCGCAATCGTTCGTGGTGGCGACGGAGTGCAACGGCTTCGGGCTGATCACGTCGAGCGCGCTGCTCGCGTTGCTGGCCGGCGGCATCAGCCGGCAGCCGGCGGTGAAATTGCTGGTGTTTGCGGTGGCGGGGGTGGCGTCGGGCTTTTTCTTCAACCTCCTGCGCATCCTCGTCATTTGCCTGCTGGCGCCGAAGTTCCCCGGGCATTACCACGCGATGCACGAAATCGTGGGCACGATCATGCTCTGGGCCGGCCTCGGGCTGGTCGGCTGGATGTCCTGGCGCAAGCAACCGGCAAAAACAGCCGGGACGAAAGCGACGGAAGCGGGCTGA
- a CDS encoding enolase: MSNTTITGINAREIIDSRGNPTVEVDVRLASGVVGRAAVPSGASTGEHEALELRDGSLTAKQLPKGVDGKKRYGGKGVLAAVGNVKGIIAPALVGYDVLDQVGIDRAMLKLDGTRTKSKLGANAILGVSLAAAHAGAAALGLPLYRYIGGVNAKVLPVPMMNIMNGGAHSDAPIDFQEFMIRPVNFDTFSEALRAGAEVFHALKKVLKAKGLSTAVGDEGGFAPNLASTTDALDAIAAAVKDAGYKLGKDITLALDVASSEFIDKKTGKYVFKKSDGRQFTGDEFVAYYKELTAKYPIDSIEDGCAENDWKTWKKLTDAIGDKVQLVGDDLFVTNVDFLRKGIEQGIANSILVKVNQIGSLTETLDAVEMAHKAKYTAVISHRSGETEDVTIADIAVATNAGQIKTGSASRSDRIAKYNQLLRIEEELGASAIYAGRL; encoded by the coding sequence ATGAGCAACACCACCATCACAGGCATTAACGCCCGCGAGATCATCGACTCCCGTGGCAACCCGACCGTTGAAGTTGACGTCCGCCTCGCCTCCGGCGTGGTCGGACGCGCTGCCGTCCCCTCCGGCGCCTCCACCGGCGAACACGAAGCTCTCGAGCTCCGCGACGGTTCCCTCACCGCCAAACAACTCCCCAAGGGTGTCGACGGCAAGAAGCGCTACGGCGGCAAGGGCGTCCTCGCCGCCGTCGGCAACGTCAAGGGCATCATCGCCCCCGCGCTTGTCGGCTACGATGTGCTCGACCAGGTCGGCATCGACCGCGCCATGCTCAAGCTCGACGGCACCAGGACCAAGTCGAAGCTCGGCGCCAACGCCATCCTCGGCGTCTCCCTCGCCGCCGCCCACGCCGGCGCCGCCGCCCTCGGCCTCCCCCTCTATCGCTACATCGGCGGCGTCAACGCCAAGGTCCTCCCCGTTCCCATGATGAACATCATGAACGGCGGCGCCCACTCCGACGCCCCGATCGACTTCCAGGAATTCATGATCCGCCCGGTCAACTTCGACACCTTCAGCGAAGCTCTCCGCGCCGGCGCCGAAGTTTTCCACGCCCTCAAAAAGGTTCTCAAGGCCAAGGGCCTCTCCACCGCCGTCGGCGACGAAGGCGGCTTCGCCCCCAACCTCGCCTCCACCACCGACGCGCTCGACGCCATCGCCGCCGCCGTCAAGGACGCCGGCTACAAGCTCGGCAAGGACATCACCCTCGCCCTCGACGTCGCCTCCTCCGAGTTCATCGACAAGAAGACCGGCAAGTACGTCTTCAAGAAGAGCGACGGCCGCCAGTTCACCGGCGACGAATTTGTCGCCTATTACAAGGAGCTCACCGCCAAATACCCGATCGATTCCATCGAGGACGGTTGCGCCGAGAACGACTGGAAGACCTGGAAAAAGCTCACCGACGCCATCGGCGACAAGGTGCAGCTCGTCGGCGACGATCTCTTCGTCACCAACGTGGACTTCCTCCGCAAGGGTATCGAGCAGGGCATCGCCAACTCGATCCTCGTCAAGGTCAACCAGATCGGCTCGCTCACCGAAACGCTCGATGCCGTCGAGATGGCCCACAAGGCGAAGTACACCGCCGTCATCTCGCACCGCTCCGGCGAGACCGAGGACGTGACCATTGCCGACATCGCCGTGGCCACCAACGCCGGCCAGATCAAGACCGGCTCCGCCAGCCGCAGCGACCGCATCGCCAAGTACAACCAGCTCCTCCGCATCGAGGAAGAGCTCGGCGCCAGCGCCATCTACGCCGGCCGCCTGTAA
- a CDS encoding N-terminal cleavage protein: MHNKITSPLRQRSRASAFTLIELLTVIAIIGILAAIIIPTVGKVRETARRIVDASNLRQIGQAALIFATDNQDTLPNKVSVAADATFGTNVGTGGTETVKAFAAALAVGGGLNDGTIWVSQGDTTTTKGTENQKVSTVIDGTTKQKFEANFSDINAAYGVTLGLIATDSSTTPIAFTRGILAATDGKWSKTLGVYKDAGGHIVFLGGNVQWYRNLTVNNTNGDLIKTDGTATKVIKETITSTRKMIEENNAGADGTAVAGTGT, from the coding sequence ATGCATAACAAAATAACATCCCCCCTCCGCCAGCGCTCCCGCGCATCGGCGTTCACCCTCATCGAATTGCTGACGGTCATCGCGATCATCGGCATCCTCGCCGCCATCATCATCCCGACCGTCGGCAAAGTCCGTGAGACGGCCCGCCGCATAGTTGACGCCAGCAATCTGCGACAGATCGGCCAAGCCGCGCTGATCTTTGCGACAGACAACCAGGACACCCTCCCCAACAAAGTCAGCGTCGCCGCCGATGCCACTTTCGGAACCAACGTGGGCACGGGCGGCACCGAAACAGTGAAAGCATTTGCGGCTGCTCTTGCCGTGGGCGGTGGCCTGAACGACGGCACCATCTGGGTCTCCCAAGGTGACACCACAACCACCAAAGGCACCGAGAATCAAAAAGTCTCCACGGTTATCGACGGAACCACCAAGCAGAAGTTTGAGGCAAACTTCAGCGACATCAACGCCGCTTACGGTGTGACCCTTGGCCTCATCGCCACGGATTCATCCACCACCCCCATCGCCTTCACCCGCGGCATTCTTGCTGCAACCGATGGCAAGTGGTCAAAGACCTTGGGCGTCTATAAGGATGCTGGCGGACACATCGTGTTCCTGGGTGGCAATGTTCAGTGGTACAGGAACCTTACCGTCAACAACACCAATGGTGATCTGATCAAAACAGATGGCACCGCGACAAAAGTGATCAAGGAAACCATCACGAGCACTCGCAAAATGATCGAGGAGAACAATGCCGGTGCTGATGGTACGGCAGTAGCCGGAACAGGCACTTGA
- the nrdR gene encoding NrdR family transcriptional regulator → MRCPKCTSIEDKVIDSRISREGTTIRRRRECLECGHRFTTTETLVREGIVVEKRDGRREDFDRDKLLRAIRVACQKRPIDAEQISMLAEDVIDILEAQYDSEIPSRAIGDAVMQQLRKIDQVAYVRFASVYKEFRDVSEFMEEISTLGTKAGNEKTETENLPPSP, encoded by the coding sequence ATGCGCTGTCCCAAGTGCACCTCCATCGAAGACAAGGTCATCGACTCCCGCATCAGCCGTGAAGGCACGACCATCCGTCGCCGTCGCGAGTGCCTGGAATGCGGCCACCGCTTCACCACCACCGAGACGCTCGTGCGCGAAGGCATCGTCGTCGAAAAACGCGACGGCCGCCGCGAGGATTTCGACCGCGACAAACTCCTCCGCGCCATCCGCGTCGCCTGCCAGAAACGTCCCATCGACGCCGAACAGATTTCCATGCTCGCCGAAGACGTGATCGACATCCTCGAAGCGCAGTACGACTCCGAAATCCCCTCCCGCGCCATTGGCGACGCCGTCATGCAACAACTCCGCAAGATCGACCAGGTCGCCTACGTCCGCTTCGCCAGCGTGTACAAGGAATTCCGTGACGTCTCCGAATTTATGGAAGAAATCAGCACGCTCGGGACAAAAGCCGGGAATGAAAAAACGGAAACGGAAAACCTGCCGCCCTCCCCCTGA